The following coding sequences are from one uncultured Cohaesibacter sp. window:
- a CDS encoding ABC transporter substrate-binding protein, producing the protein MVKKPSFAMSIAAGLLATCLATPAALAADLKIGIAGSPTSMDPQFYVIGTNSAMARNIFDGLVNQDDRQQLTPALATEWKAVDPTTWQFHLREGVKFHDGSDLDAKDVVASIARVKLASENSPSSFMPYVKGITSVTAVDPMTVEFKTDVAMPLLPNNLSRIAILPSEEGETASSELNSGKGVVGTGPYKFVSWIPDSTIELTRNDNYWGTKPDWDNVTFKVFADSSARVASLLSGDVDMIEQVPPANIGTLENNKGTGIVTNSSNRVMYLHMDQDRDDSPFAKGPNGENPLKDVRVRHGLSLAINRQAIIDRIMDKQGVPAGQLVPDGYTGYVESLKPDPYDPKKAKELFAEAGYPNGFDLTFHASNDRYPNDSLVAQAIGQMFTRVGINTKIVTLPKSVYFSRASKLEFSFIMGGAAVETGEASGVLGPLLETYSANAGRGNRGRYSSKAFDEALQRGRSLLDAKERDLALQDAMKIAMDDMGVIPVFFLAHTWGLKTGLTYVGRTDGYTLAANVHPAK; encoded by the coding sequence ATGGTGAAGAAACCATCCTTTGCAATGTCAATTGCTGCTGGTCTTCTAGCTACCTGCCTTGCCACGCCTGCGGCTTTGGCAGCAGACCTGAAAATCGGCATTGCCGGATCCCCGACTTCGATGGATCCTCAGTTCTATGTGATTGGCACGAACAGCGCCATGGCACGCAACATCTTTGATGGACTTGTCAATCAGGATGATCGTCAGCAGCTCACGCCAGCTCTTGCTACGGAATGGAAAGCCGTTGACCCGACGACATGGCAGTTTCATCTGCGTGAAGGCGTAAAGTTCCATGATGGGTCCGACCTGGATGCTAAAGATGTTGTTGCATCAATCGCGCGTGTCAAACTAGCCTCTGAAAACAGCCCAAGTTCCTTTATGCCATATGTCAAAGGCATCACATCCGTTACTGCAGTCGATCCGATGACTGTGGAATTCAAGACTGATGTCGCCATGCCATTGCTGCCGAACAATCTGTCTCGGATTGCCATTTTACCATCAGAAGAAGGTGAAACCGCAAGTTCTGAGCTGAATTCCGGCAAGGGCGTAGTCGGAACCGGTCCATACAAATTTGTCAGCTGGATTCCTGATAGCACCATCGAGCTGACCCGCAATGACAACTATTGGGGCACAAAACCGGATTGGGATAATGTAACGTTCAAAGTGTTTGCAGATTCATCTGCTCGCGTGGCCTCCCTGTTGTCCGGCGATGTCGACATGATCGAACAGGTGCCGCCTGCAAATATTGGCACTTTGGAAAACAACAAGGGCACGGGCATCGTTACCAATAGCTCTAACCGCGTCATGTATCTGCACATGGATCAGGATCGGGATGACTCTCCTTTCGCCAAAGGTCCTAACGGAGAAAACCCACTGAAGGATGTGCGTGTCCGCCACGGCCTTTCTCTGGCAATCAACCGGCAGGCAATTATTGATCGCATCATGGATAAGCAGGGTGTTCCTGCTGGGCAGTTGGTTCCTGATGGCTACACCGGATATGTGGAAAGCCTGAAACCGGACCCATATGATCCCAAGAAAGCCAAGGAACTGTTTGCTGAAGCTGGCTATCCGAACGGATTTGATCTGACGTTCCACGCTTCGAACGACCGCTATCCAAACGACAGTCTTGTTGCTCAGGCTATCGGGCAGATGTTTACCCGTGTTGGCATCAACACCAAGATCGTGACCCTGCCAAAGAGTGTCTATTTCTCCCGCGCTTCCAAACTGGAATTCAGCTTCATCATGGGTGGTGCAGCTGTTGAAACAGGCGAAGCCTCTGGCGTGCTCGGTCCTCTTTTGGAAACCTATAGTGCAAACGCCGGACGAGGCAACCGTGGTCGCTACAGCTCGAAGGCTTTCGATGAAGCCCTTCAGCGTGGTCGTAGCTTGCTTGACGCAAAAGAACGCGACCTTGCACTTCAGGACGCTATGAAAATTGCCATGGATGATATGGGTGTAATTCCAGTCTTCTTTCTAGCGCACACATGGGGCCTCAAGACCGGTCTCACCTATGTCGGCAGAACTGATGGCTATACCCTTGCAGCCAACGTGCATCCGGCCAAATAA
- a CDS encoding oligopeptide/dipeptide ABC transporter ATP-binding protein, which yields MISNPQTSLSPNQVADNEKAPLLEIDHVTRRFERKPDFAAKIAARLGAPMNRRTVHAVDDASFAIHRREVVGLVGESGCGKSTLGRIVAGIDDPTEGRILYNGQDVAHVSSKDVNQFHLKIQMIFQDPLDSLNPRYRIGKSVSEAAQYHKVVPDAEMEAHIEKVLLQCGVDPATQNRFPHQFSGGQRQRIGIARALAVRPEMVVCDEAVASLDVSIQAQIINLFMDLRDEYDLAYLFVSHDIGVVRHISDRVVVMYLGRIVEQGTTAELFAKPNHPYTQALLGQVPSLKRRHSSFHTIKGEIPSPLKPPAGCHFHPRCPHAMDICRQARPPLKEIASGHMSACHLNDKS from the coding sequence ATGATCTCCAACCCTCAGACAAGTTTGTCCCCCAATCAAGTCGCAGACAATGAAAAGGCCCCATTGCTTGAAATCGACCATGTAACGCGTCGTTTCGAACGGAAGCCGGATTTCGCGGCAAAAATCGCTGCCCGCCTCGGTGCACCAATGAACCGACGTACAGTGCATGCGGTGGATGATGCCTCCTTTGCAATCCATCGCCGCGAGGTTGTCGGGCTGGTCGGAGAATCTGGTTGTGGCAAATCAACTCTTGGCCGCATTGTGGCTGGAATTGACGATCCAACAGAAGGACGCATCCTCTACAATGGTCAGGATGTCGCTCATGTCTCGTCAAAGGACGTCAACCAGTTTCACCTGAAAATCCAGATGATCTTTCAGGATCCGTTGGACTCGCTTAATCCACGCTACCGCATCGGAAAGTCCGTTTCTGAAGCGGCGCAGTATCACAAGGTAGTCCCTGATGCCGAGATGGAAGCCCATATCGAAAAGGTTCTGCTTCAATGCGGTGTAGATCCCGCTACCCAGAACCGCTTCCCGCACCAGTTTTCAGGTGGCCAACGCCAGAGGATCGGCATCGCTCGCGCACTTGCCGTTCGTCCGGAAATGGTCGTTTGCGATGAAGCCGTAGCCTCTCTGGACGTTTCCATTCAGGCACAGATTATCAACTTGTTCATGGACTTGCGTGACGAGTATGATTTGGCCTACCTGTTTGTCAGTCATGACATAGGCGTAGTGCGACACATCTCCGACAGAGTTGTCGTTATGTATCTGGGCCGTATTGTGGAACAGGGAACAACGGCTGAGTTGTTCGCCAAACCCAACCACCCCTATACTCAGGCCCTATTGGGACAGGTGCCAAGCCTCAAGCGGCGACACTCTTCGTTCCACACCATCAAAGGGGAAATTCCATCACCTCTGAAACCGCCTGCCGGGTGTCATTTCCATCCCCGCTGTCCTCATGCTATGGATATTTGTAGACAAGCAAGGCCGCCGCTC
- a CDS encoding nucleoside hydrolase translates to MSKRVFLSSDPGIDDMAAILFALADSDIELIGIGAVAGNVSVDVALKNAKLTVALAHKDQTVPCYKGSSGPLLRDQIFGAHKALGSFCDHLSEIELHLPNVVPSTITSELNAAEAMARAIRDAALRARPISLVVTGPMTDVALAMKLVGKEACQKGIENILAMGGAFEALGNRAPYAEMNMLSDPHAARMVCESGIPLTLFPLDVTWTCRLTKMDLDDIEQQAGLVGRAFSNLFRASDRENPELYGGPGGPVHDLLPVVWLVAPELFHTRRSLVSVATGPELAGHTSRIRNKITIDKTTGETVQLPHQIADRVASDAVKEMFLDHLKLLAKTDTMVKPYKKQNESNREEELQ, encoded by the coding sequence ATGAGTAAACGGGTATTTCTCTCGTCCGATCCCGGTATTGATGATATGGCTGCCATTCTGTTTGCTCTGGCAGATAGCGACATTGAGCTTATTGGTATTGGCGCTGTTGCGGGTAATGTGTCGGTCGATGTCGCGTTGAAAAACGCAAAGCTGACAGTGGCTCTCGCACACAAAGACCAGACGGTGCCGTGTTACAAAGGCTCGTCAGGTCCGTTGCTCAGAGATCAGATTTTCGGCGCACACAAGGCTCTTGGAAGCTTTTGTGACCATCTCTCAGAGATTGAACTACATTTACCAAATGTCGTTCCAAGCACCATTACGTCAGAGCTAAACGCAGCAGAGGCAATGGCCCGTGCCATCAGAGACGCCGCTTTGAGGGCGCGTCCAATCTCTCTTGTCGTGACAGGACCAATGACGGATGTCGCTTTGGCAATGAAGCTGGTTGGAAAAGAGGCCTGTCAGAAAGGTATTGAAAATATCCTTGCGATGGGCGGAGCCTTTGAGGCCTTGGGCAACCGCGCCCCTTATGCCGAAATGAACATGCTCAGCGATCCTCATGCTGCGCGCATGGTTTGCGAAAGCGGCATACCGCTCACACTATTTCCGTTGGACGTAACATGGACCTGTCGGTTAACGAAAATGGATCTTGACGACATCGAACAGCAAGCGGGTCTTGTCGGACGTGCCTTTTCAAATCTTTTCCGTGCCAGTGACCGCGAAAATCCCGAACTTTACGGCGGACCTGGTGGCCCTGTACACGATTTATTGCCCGTTGTCTGGCTCGTTGCTCCGGAATTGTTTCATACGCGGCGCTCTTTGGTTTCCGTCGCGACAGGACCTGAACTAGCCGGTCACACCAGTCGGATTAGAAACAAAATCACAATCGACAAAACAACGGGTGAAACCGTTCAATTGCCGCACCAGATAGCCGATAGAGTGGCAAGCGATGCGGTAAAAGAGATGTTCCTTGACCATCTGAAGTTGCTTGCGAAAACAGACACTATGGTCAAACCATATAAAAAACAGAATGAATCAAACAGGGAGGAAGAACTGCAATGA
- a CDS encoding pyruvate kinase — translation MQIQQLLKEGTPKRELATALHQRLIELHKALQVDAERTLDSWREGIYRQEFRSSAENLALYLALRNIDLTAEQQALSVLGLSSLGRSESHVLATLSAVTSLLEAALDGGLANTAIDDCFSISRQRIEQRRDEIFGLDPRGNSTRIQVTLPSEAAENHRLVEDLIRAGAASVRINCAHDGPDAWSLMIDHTKAAAKLAGRRVSIMMDLAGPKVRTLSLHVPPNMLTREKKKKLKKRRKAGADPSSASALLKLGDHIVLCESLDPTSEFVNVTLSHPQLLDQLQTGSMVWFDDGKIGAIVESITDRSAILEISKVPLKGARLKPEKGINLPGVPLSIPALCQKDLADLDFAIGRVDIIGFSFVQTTQDVRDLQSAISERLPQGGQMPALVLKIETDLALHNLPRLIVQAGGSMPVAVMIARGDLAVEIGLERLSEIQEEILWLCEAAEIPVIWATQVLEGLAKHGFASRAEMTDAAMGQRAECVMLNKGPHAVEAVSFLAHILLRMDRHQLKKTPRLAPLRAWRDPFGL, via the coding sequence ATGCAAATTCAGCAGCTTTTAAAGGAAGGGACACCAAAGAGAGAACTTGCCACAGCATTGCATCAGCGATTGATTGAGTTGCATAAAGCGCTTCAGGTCGATGCTGAGCGGACTTTGGATAGCTGGCGCGAAGGCATCTATCGGCAGGAATTTAGGTCTTCAGCCGAAAATCTGGCTCTTTACCTCGCTTTGCGCAATATCGATCTTACCGCCGAACAGCAAGCACTATCCGTGCTTGGTTTGTCGTCCCTAGGGCGATCTGAAAGCCACGTTTTGGCGACCTTGAGCGCCGTCACATCTTTGTTGGAGGCCGCTCTTGACGGGGGGCTTGCGAACACGGCGATTGATGACTGCTTTTCCATATCCCGCCAACGAATTGAGCAAAGACGGGACGAAATTTTCGGCTTGGACCCCAGAGGCAACTCAACACGAATACAAGTGACGCTACCCTCGGAAGCGGCAGAAAATCATAGGCTGGTTGAAGATTTGATCCGTGCTGGCGCGGCAAGCGTGCGCATCAACTGCGCACATGACGGGCCAGATGCTTGGTCTTTGATGATCGATCACACAAAAGCTGCGGCCAAACTGGCAGGAAGACGCGTGTCCATCATGATGGATTTGGCCGGGCCCAAAGTGCGCACCCTTTCATTGCACGTTCCGCCTAATATGCTGACGCGAGAAAAGAAAAAGAAACTGAAAAAACGGAGGAAAGCTGGAGCAGATCCATCTTCGGCATCAGCTTTGCTGAAACTTGGAGACCATATTGTTCTTTGTGAAAGTCTTGACCCGACATCCGAATTTGTGAATGTGACGTTGAGCCACCCTCAACTTCTCGATCAGCTGCAAACTGGTTCCATGGTTTGGTTCGACGATGGCAAGATCGGAGCAATCGTAGAGAGCATAACAGACAGGAGCGCCATTCTTGAGATCTCCAAGGTTCCCTTAAAGGGAGCGCGGTTAAAACCAGAAAAAGGAATTAACCTACCCGGTGTCCCCTTAAGCATTCCCGCATTGTGCCAAAAGGACTTGGCCGATCTTGATTTTGCAATAGGTCGTGTCGACATCATCGGATTTTCTTTCGTGCAAACGACGCAAGATGTGCGAGATCTTCAATCGGCGATTTCAGAAAGGTTGCCGCAAGGAGGGCAAATGCCTGCTTTGGTTCTGAAAATTGAGACCGACCTTGCGCTGCATAACCTCCCTCGCCTTATCGTACAAGCTGGAGGATCGATGCCAGTTGCGGTCATGATAGCACGGGGCGATTTGGCCGTTGAAATTGGCCTTGAACGGCTCAGTGAAATTCAGGAAGAAATTCTTTGGCTTTGCGAAGCTGCTGAAATACCGGTCATATGGGCAACCCAGGTTCTGGAAGGTTTGGCCAAGCATGGTTTCGCCAGTCGCGCAGAAATGACCGATGCTGCGATGGGACAGAGAGCGGAATGTGTCATGCTCAATAAAGGCCCACATGCGGTTGAGGCGGTTTCCTTTTTGGCGCATATCCTGTTGCGGATGGACCGCCATCAACTGAAGAAAACCCCAAGGCTCGCTCCTCTGCGAGCATGGCGCGACCCGTTTGGCCTCTAG
- a CDS encoding ABC transporter permease — protein sequence MTAYLLRRGGQTILTLLVMSILVFVGVYLVGNPVDVMISASATPQERADLIVRMGLDQPVWVQYWHFLKGALSGDLGNSFLYNRPALGLIFERMPATLELAFSALVMGLVIGIPLGVVAGLRPSKPESRGIMAFSILGFSLPTFWVGLMMILLFAVKLDILPASGRGETVDVLGVPVSFLTADGLSHIFLPALNLALFKISLVIRLTRAGVSEALQSEYVRFARAKGVSEWRIVFLHVLKNTLIPLITVVGLELGALIAFAVVTETIFSWPGMGKLIIDAITTLDRPVILAYLMITVLMFTVINLIVDLTYTLVDPRVKIDGGSE from the coding sequence ATGACTGCCTATCTTCTTCGCCGTGGAGGTCAGACGATACTCACCTTGCTGGTGATGTCAATCCTCGTCTTCGTTGGCGTATATCTGGTCGGTAATCCGGTTGACGTCATGATCTCCGCATCTGCTACCCCGCAAGAGCGTGCAGATCTCATCGTTCGCATGGGGTTGGACCAGCCGGTCTGGGTGCAATATTGGCATTTTCTCAAAGGTGCATTATCCGGCGATTTAGGGAACTCATTCCTTTATAACCGTCCGGCACTCGGATTGATCTTCGAGCGTATGCCTGCCACTTTGGAATTGGCCTTTAGCGCATTGGTTATGGGGCTTGTTATCGGCATTCCTCTGGGCGTTGTTGCGGGCTTGCGGCCTTCCAAGCCAGAATCCCGCGGCATTATGGCGTTTTCCATTTTGGGATTCTCGTTGCCAACATTTTGGGTCGGCTTGATGATGATCCTGCTGTTCGCGGTCAAACTCGATATTCTGCCTGCCTCCGGGCGAGGTGAGACAGTTGATGTGCTCGGTGTTCCCGTCAGCTTCCTGACCGCAGATGGCCTTTCGCATATCTTCCTTCCCGCGCTCAATCTGGCGCTGTTCAAGATTTCTCTTGTCATTCGACTTACCCGAGCCGGTGTGTCTGAAGCCTTGCAATCCGAATATGTCCGGTTTGCTCGCGCCAAGGGCGTCAGTGAGTGGCGTATTGTTTTCCTGCATGTGCTGAAAAATACCCTTATTCCGTTGATTACGGTCGTCGGACTGGAACTCGGTGCGCTGATCGCCTTTGCTGTTGTCACCGAAACGATCTTTTCTTGGCCAGGCATGGGCAAGCTGATTATCGATGCCATTACGACACTCGATCGCCCGGTTATTCTGGCTTATCTGATGATCACCGTGCTCATGTTCACAGTGATCAACCTTATCGTTGACCTGACCTATACGCTGGTTGATCCCCGCGTCAAAATTGATGGGGGATCCGAATGA
- a CDS encoding nucleoside hydrolase, with protein sequence MTAEAKSSKPKSIIIDCDPGVDDALAILFALGSPELDVKAITTVCGNVPLEVCTMNALKILELAKRTDVPVHPGCDGPMIGEPIFGKFHGTGGLGKLVLPDPITKPESQHAVDKMAELLKNAQKNNETLTICTLGPMTNLAVLIKLHPELLPVIDCVVSMGGAYRIAGNRTLTSEFNILADPHAANIVYAAGLNYVALPLDATHQAMTSPERIARFEGGDTGTPLAATHELLTGWARNDPKRYGGDGGPMHDPLVTLYLVAPELFETEAAHVFVECDSKLCRGQTVADWYGQSEEKPNAKIVQKVDADGVFSLLSERIRSLSQVG encoded by the coding sequence ATGACCGCAGAGGCTAAATCTTCCAAACCGAAATCTATCATCATTGACTGCGACCCCGGCGTCGATGATGCGCTCGCAATCCTTTTCGCTCTGGGATCTCCAGAGCTGGATGTCAAAGCGATAACCACCGTTTGCGGCAATGTTCCACTTGAAGTCTGCACAATGAATGCGCTCAAGATTTTGGAACTAGCAAAACGGACCGACGTACCCGTCCATCCGGGATGCGATGGGCCAATGATCGGCGAACCAATTTTCGGTAAATTCCATGGCACCGGCGGTTTGGGTAAGTTGGTTTTGCCAGATCCGATTACCAAGCCTGAGAGCCAACATGCCGTTGACAAAATGGCGGAACTGCTGAAAAACGCCCAAAAGAACAATGAAACGCTGACGATTTGCACTTTGGGGCCCATGACCAATCTGGCCGTTTTGATCAAGCTTCATCCTGAGTTGCTACCGGTCATCGATTGTGTCGTTTCCATGGGCGGAGCCTATCGGATCGCCGGCAACAGGACCTTAACGTCAGAATTCAATATACTTGCAGACCCGCATGCAGCGAATATTGTTTACGCTGCAGGTCTCAATTATGTAGCCCTGCCACTGGATGCAACGCATCAGGCAATGACCTCTCCTGAGAGGATCGCACGGTTCGAGGGAGGTGATACGGGAACGCCTCTTGCCGCCACGCACGAACTATTGACAGGATGGGCGCGCAATGATCCCAAAAGATATGGGGGCGATGGCGGACCGATGCATGATCCCCTTGTTACCCTCTATCTGGTCGCTCCGGAGCTGTTCGAGACCGAAGCCGCACACGTCTTCGTAGAATGTGACAGCAAATTATGTCGTGGGCAGACGGTCGCTGATTGGTACGGTCAATCCGAAGAAAAGCCAAACGCGAAGATCGTGCAGAAAGTCGATGCCGATGGTGTCTTTTCTCTTTTAAGCGAACGGATCCGTTCGCTTTCACAGGTTGGGTAA
- a CDS encoding ABC transporter ATP-binding protein, producing MTSRSDYTLELRGLETVFDGDKGAVAAVRNVNLAIKPGEIVGLVGESGSGKSVTGLSIMGLIDRPGRVSKGEILLNGEDLRKVSAKRLRSLRGERMAMIFQDPMMTLNPVLRIDTQMIEAVTAHDPKIDKSEARKRCRDALGMVGIPDPEERLYAYPHQFSGGMRQRVAIAIAMLNNPDLIIADEPTTALDVTIQAQIIAEMQKLCKERGTALIWITHDLTVVAELTQRVYVMYAGSVVEEGLLDDVLDHPLHPYTQGLIRSIPSDNAPGERLFQIPGMTPPIDRMPKGCRFHPRCPYVQLDCLESVELVRQEGRDRSVRCVHPISQGEQAS from the coding sequence ATGACCAGCAGATCAGACTATACCCTTGAATTGCGCGGTCTGGAGACCGTGTTCGATGGGGACAAAGGTGCCGTTGCGGCAGTCCGTAACGTAAATCTGGCAATCAAGCCGGGCGAAATTGTTGGACTGGTGGGCGAATCCGGCTCCGGCAAATCGGTAACGGGCCTTTCGATCATGGGCCTTATCGATCGGCCGGGCCGGGTCTCAAAGGGCGAGATCCTGCTCAATGGTGAGGATTTGCGCAAAGTATCAGCCAAGCGCCTGCGCTCCTTGCGGGGCGAACGCATGGCCATGATTTTCCAGGACCCGATGATGACCCTCAATCCGGTCTTGCGCATCGATACGCAAATGATCGAAGCCGTTACAGCGCATGATCCAAAGATAGACAAATCAGAGGCCCGCAAGCGATGTCGAGATGCTCTTGGCATGGTCGGCATCCCGGATCCTGAAGAACGGCTCTATGCCTATCCGCATCAGTTTTCCGGAGGTATGCGCCAACGTGTGGCAATTGCCATTGCCATGCTCAACAATCCGGACCTGATCATCGCCGATGAGCCAACCACAGCGCTCGATGTGACCATTCAGGCGCAGATTATTGCCGAGATGCAAAAGCTCTGCAAGGAACGAGGCACAGCACTCATTTGGATCACGCACGACCTGACCGTTGTCGCTGAACTTACTCAACGGGTTTATGTGATGTATGCCGGATCTGTTGTCGAAGAAGGGCTGCTTGATGATGTATTGGATCATCCGCTTCATCCTTACACTCAGGGGCTCATCCGTTCAATTCCGTCGGACAATGCGCCCGGAGAACGTCTGTTCCAGATTCCGGGAATGACGCCACCCATCGACCGCATGCCAAAAGGCTGCCGGTTCCACCCTCGCTGCCCCTATGTCCAACTCGATTGCCTGGAAAGTGTTGAATTGGTTCGGCAGGAAGGGCGCGACCGTTCCGTTCGTTGTGTGCATCCGATCAGTCAGGGAGAACAAGCCTCATGA
- a CDS encoding DUF6064 family protein, with product MPFTEEELFGVFAAWNRAAWPSQILAYALGLLALGLLFRPSQRKTKILLDILSLMWLVNGICFHWSYYTDVTPAAWIFGLAFVVEGLFFAAAPFMAENFRVAPAKDLSTLIGFSLVLYAMALYPLLGISFGQTYPALPTFGIVPCPSTIFTIGILLMGNWHTARWLLVIPCLWGVVGGSAALFFGVPQDYGLIAAMLLAVGFAIGHVFRLRMVQHETNSPV from the coding sequence ATGCCATTTACAGAGGAAGAGCTATTTGGAGTTTTTGCCGCGTGGAACAGGGCTGCCTGGCCATCTCAGATACTCGCATATGCACTTGGTCTTTTGGCTTTGGGGTTGCTATTCCGCCCCTCTCAAAGAAAAACAAAGATTCTTCTCGATATCCTGTCTCTTATGTGGCTGGTTAATGGCATTTGCTTTCACTGGAGCTATTATACAGATGTAACCCCCGCCGCTTGGATTTTCGGATTGGCATTTGTGGTTGAGGGGCTCTTTTTTGCTGCGGCCCCATTTATGGCAGAAAATTTCAGGGTCGCTCCGGCAAAGGATCTGTCGACACTGATCGGTTTCTCCTTGGTCTTATATGCGATGGCGCTTTATCCTCTTTTGGGCATTTCGTTCGGCCAGACTTATCCGGCATTGCCAACGTTTGGCATTGTTCCATGCCCGTCCACGATCTTCACAATTGGCATTCTGTTGATGGGCAATTGGCATACTGCCAGATGGTTGCTGGTGATACCGTGTTTGTGGGGCGTGGTGGGCGGTAGCGCAGCATTGTTCTTTGGTGTGCCGCAGGACTATGGATTGATCGCGGCAATGCTTCTCGCTGTTGGTTTTGCCATTGGACATGTATTCAGGCTGCGCATGGTACAGCATGAAACCAACAGTCCGGTTTGA
- a CDS encoding LysR substrate-binding domain-containing protein, with protein sequence MHHIQQRQIEAFRAVMIAGSISAAAASLNITQPAVSRLIRDLEAEIGFSLFNRVRGRLVPRAQASKLFHEVERVFVGLDHISRVAQDINAESEGFIRLGTVSSLNKVCASVVLPEVLAAHPRLSVIFDTESTERVLDLVSLRHYDIGLICSEYVPTGLYSVLLGRGDAVAVVATDHPLAQRDSISMKDLCNERLILPGRTSPLRLSLEKTIQAANINTSNSIEASLANGCRLASANLGVTITDPLVAKSSSAQVKILKLEPSMPVSYQLVRLEKAKPTGPSALFEASFKKAITKLLE encoded by the coding sequence ATGCATCACATACAACAACGTCAGATCGAAGCCTTTCGTGCCGTCATGATTGCGGGGTCCATCAGCGCCGCAGCAGCGAGTTTGAACATCACGCAGCCAGCCGTCAGCCGATTGATCCGCGATTTGGAAGCGGAGATCGGGTTTTCCCTATTCAACAGGGTTCGTGGCAGGCTTGTGCCTAGAGCACAGGCGTCAAAATTGTTTCACGAAGTTGAGCGTGTATTTGTTGGACTTGACCACATCTCACGCGTTGCTCAGGACATCAACGCAGAATCCGAGGGTTTCATACGGCTTGGCACGGTTAGTTCCCTCAACAAGGTCTGCGCTTCAGTTGTTTTGCCAGAAGTTCTTGCGGCTCACCCGCGTTTGAGTGTCATATTCGACACAGAAAGCACGGAGCGTGTGTTGGATCTTGTCAGTCTCCGGCATTATGATATAGGTCTGATTTGCAGCGAATATGTGCCTACAGGCTTGTACAGTGTTTTGCTGGGGCGCGGAGACGCAGTTGCGGTTGTGGCCACTGACCATCCTTTGGCGCAAAGAGATAGCATCTCCATGAAGGATCTCTGCAACGAACGTCTCATTCTGCCCGGCAGAACGTCACCCTTGCGTTTATCTTTGGAAAAGACGATTCAGGCTGCCAACATCAACACGAGCAACTCAATAGAAGCGTCACTGGCCAACGGGTGTCGGCTGGCTTCTGCCAATCTCGGCGTTACCATAACCGATCCATTGGTGGCAAAATCTTCTTCCGCTCAGGTTAAAATACTCAAGCTCGAACCATCCATGCCCGTTTCTTATCAGCTTGTCAGATTGGAGAAAGCCAAACCGACAGGCCCTTCGGCTCTATTCGAGGCCAGCTTTAAGAAGGCAATCACCAAATTGTTGGAATAA
- a CDS encoding ABC transporter permease codes for MTDLSTNANNVAQSADLSELIAAANHFPPEPPARPVRRAIKRVLTDPLGLLGSLIVIILLLAALFSHWISPQNPYDLAVLDIMDNRLPPGSESFSGMTYWLGTDDQGRDLLSAILYGLRTSIFVGIVSAGIALVIGSIMGLVSAYFGGRTDTLVMRLVDIQLSFPPILVALILLAILGQGVDKIIVALVVTQWAYYARTVRGAALVERGRTYVDAARCLALPSRMVTLNHILPNCLPPLIVVATMRVAYAVSLEATLSFLGIGLPVTEPSLGLLISNGNKYMLSGDWWISVFPGVALLLLIVGINLVGDRLRDVLNPKFKD; via the coding sequence ATGACCGATCTATCCACCAACGCAAATAACGTTGCTCAGTCAGCTGACCTATCTGAGTTGATTGCCGCTGCAAATCATTTTCCGCCCGAACCACCAGCGCGCCCCGTACGCCGTGCGATCAAACGGGTTTTGACCGACCCGCTGGGATTGCTAGGTTCACTGATTGTCATAATCCTTCTTCTGGCGGCACTGTTCTCGCATTGGATTTCACCGCAAAACCCCTATGATCTTGCGGTCCTTGATATCATGGACAACCGGCTGCCGCCCGGATCCGAGAGCTTTTCGGGTATGACCTATTGGCTCGGAACCGACGATCAGGGCAGGGACCTTCTCAGCGCTATTCTATATGGACTTAGGACCAGTATTTTTGTGGGCATTGTCTCCGCCGGTATCGCACTGGTTATTGGCTCTATCATGGGCCTTGTCAGCGCCTATTTTGGTGGGCGTACCGATACGCTGGTCATGCGTCTGGTTGATATCCAGCTCAGTTTCCCGCCGATCCTTGTCGCTCTTATTCTCTTGGCCATCTTGGGGCAGGGTGTTGACAAGATCATCGTCGCACTGGTTGTTACCCAATGGGCTTATTATGCCCGAACGGTGCGAGGTGCGGCTCTGGTCGAGCGCGGACGAACCTACGTGGATGCTGCCCGTTGTCTTGCCCTGCCTTCCCGCATGGTGACGCTCAATCACATATTGCCCAACTGTCTGCCGCCGCTCATCGTTGTAGCAACCATGCGCGTTGCTTATGCCGTCAGTCTTGAAGCCACGTTATCGTTTCTCGGAATCGGGTTGCCTGTGACAGAACCATCTCTTGGACTGCTCATCTCCAATGGCAACAAATACATGCTGTCTGGCGATTGGTGGATCTCGGTGTTCCCCGGTGTGGCTTTGCTGCTGTTGATTGTTGGCATCAACCTTGTTGGTGACCGCTTGCGCGATGTCCTCAATCCAAAATTCAAGGATTAG